The Candidatus Caldatribacterium sp. genome contains the following window.
GCCCAACCGACTGAGGACCAATACAATATTGGAGAAATCGAAGGGAGCGATGCTTTTGTCGCCAAGAGTGGCAAAAGAGGAAGACTTTGAGCGCCTGGCAAAGGTTGCCGAGCTCTACTATCTCGAGGACCTTAATCAGAGGAAAATTGCCGAGCTTTTGGGAGTCTCGCCTCAAAAGGTCTACCGGATGCTGAAGAGAGCTCGGGAAATTGGCATTGTGGAAATCCGTATTCGGCGAAGTGGAGAGGTCGACGCAGAACTTTCCCAGTCTCTTGCTGAGCGCTTTGGCCTTTTAAATGCGGTAGTGGTTCGCACGTACAGTGGCACCTCTGAGGGAATCACTAAAGCGGTGGCGCAGGCAGCAGCCTCTTTCCTCAAGGACAATTTGGTGCCCTACACAAGTATTGGAGTTGCCTATGGGAGAACTCTCCATGCGGTTCTCGAATATCTGCCAAAGCTTGGTCTCCATGGCATGCGTGTTGTTCAGATGATGGGAGGGTATGGTGGAAGGCGGTGGAAAACGGTAGCCATAGAGCTTGTGAAGGAGTTCGCCAGCCGCCTTGAGGGGGAACCGATATACCTTTTTGCCCCTGCTTTTGCGAAGAGTCCAGAAACAAGAGACGCTTTTCTCAGCGAAAAAGAGGTTCAGGAAGTACTACGAATGGCCGAGGAGGTAGATGTGGCCCTTGTGGGCATTGGAGGCATGAGGAGAGAGACGAGTCTCCTCATAGAGACAGGGAATTTTGACGAGGAAGAAATAGAAGAGCTCATCCGGAAAGGTGCAGTAGGTGCTATCTGTGGGACCTTCTTCAACGCCTATGGGGAGATTATTGAGGGCGACCTTGATAGGAAAAGGATTGCTGCTAACGTCAAGCGCATTCGGGAACGGGGGTCAAGGGTTATTGGAATAGCAGGAGGAATGGAGAAAAAGGAGGCCATCCTTGGAGCGTTGCGAGGGAAGTGGCTAACCGACCTCATTACCGACGCCCAGGTAGGGAAATGGCTCCTCAATGTACCGAGATAGTCTCTGGAGGGTGAGGGCACAGTGCTTGTAATTGCTTCGGATCATTTTGGTTTTCCTCTCAAGAAGGTTATTGCGGAGTACTTGAAAGAGGAAGGTGTGTCCTTCGAGGATCTTGGAGTCTTCTCGGAGGACGAGGTGGTCGATTACCCGGACATTGCCCTGAAGGCATGCCTCGGCATCCGGGAGGGAAAGTATGACCGGGGTATCCTCGTGTGTGGTACCGGGATAGGTATGGCGATTGCGGCCAATAAAATCCCCGGAATCTATGCTGCTTGTGCCCACGATATTTACTCTGCCGAGCGAGCCCGCAAGAGCAACAACGCCAATGTCCTGACGCTGGGTCGACACATTGTTGGTCCTGAACTTGCCAAGATGCTCGTCTCAGCCTTTCTGAAGAGCGAGTTCCAGGGCGGGCGTTCCGCCCCAAAGGTGGAGAAAATCCGAGCTATCGAGCGCCAGTACCTTAAGGAGTGAATCTCTTCTTTCTCCTTGATTTTTTGCCCCCAGTGTCTTATTTTCAGGGAAAAACACCGGGGGCGATGCTTTTGTCGCAAGAAGTTCTGAGAAGGATTAGAAATTTCGTCGTTGACCTTGATGGAGTCGTATACCTTCTGAACACGCCCATTCCCGATAATGTCGAATTCCTGCACCTTGCTCGCCTGAGGGGATTCCGCATCGCTTTCCTCACGAACAATACCTTTCTCCCTCGGGAGGGATATGTGGCTAAGCTCCGTAGCATGGGAGTGGAGGCAGAAGTCGACGAAATCTTTTCCTCGGCTTTTGTTACGGCTGGGTACCTGCGGCAAGAAAAGCCGAAGGCGCGAGTGTATGCCATAGGAGAAAGAGGACTTAAAGAGGAGTTGAAGCGGGCGGGGTTGCAGGTTCTTCCCCGGTTTTCCCCAAAGGGTGCGGATTTCGTCGTGGTAGGGCTTGATCGGCGTTTTACCTTTCAGAAAATGAAGACAGCTCTTGATTTCCTCCGCCAGGGAGCACGGCTCGTAGGAACGAATCCTGATCCCACATACCCGACAGAGACAGGGGTCATC
Protein-coding sequences here:
- the rpiB gene encoding ribose 5-phosphate isomerase B, coding for MLVIASDHFGFPLKKVIAEYLKEEGVSFEDLGVFSEDEVVDYPDIALKACLGIREGKYDRGILVCGTGIGMAIAANKIPGIYAACAHDIYSAERARKSNNANVLTLGRHIVGPELAKMLVSAFLKSEFQGGRSAPKVEKIRAIERQYLKE
- a CDS encoding sugar-binding transcriptional regulator, producing MSPRVAKEEDFERLAKVAELYYLEDLNQRKIAELLGVSPQKVYRMLKRAREIGIVEIRIRRSGEVDAELSQSLAERFGLLNAVVVRTYSGTSEGITKAVAQAAASFLKDNLVPYTSIGVAYGRTLHAVLEYLPKLGLHGMRVVQMMGGYGGRRWKTVAIELVKEFASRLEGEPIYLFAPAFAKSPETRDAFLSEKEVQEVLRMAEEVDVALVGIGGMRRETSLLIETGNFDEEEIEELIRKGAVGAICGTFFNAYGEIIEGDLDRKRIAANVKRIRERGSRVIGIAGGMEKKEAILGALRGKWLTDLITDAQVGKWLLNVPR
- a CDS encoding HAD-IIA family hydrolase; the encoded protein is MLLSQEVLRRIRNFVVDLDGVVYLLNTPIPDNVEFLHLARLRGFRIAFLTNNTFLPREGYVAKLRSMGVEAEVDEIFSSAFVTAGYLRQEKPKARVYAIGERGLKEELKRAGLQVLPRFSPKGADFVVVGLDRRFTFQKMKTALDFLRQGARLVGTNPDPTYPTETGVIPGAGAILASLERASGCTARVIGKPSPEILRFTLNALGFRPEETAIVGDRIDTDVLLGKNCGVSTILVLTGVTKSEEVLASPAKPDVVVGTLRELQSLLNL